The following are from one region of the Capsicum annuum cultivar UCD-10X-F1 chromosome 1, UCD10Xv1.1, whole genome shotgun sequence genome:
- the LOC107870017 gene encoding probable methyltransferase PMT21: protein MKHKDGKPFPPNKNLWKVQVGLMVVVLCGLSFYLGGIFCSEKGSFVTKEVNREEETPRGNSAGSLQTKASSFPECSADYQDYTPCTDPRRWKKYGLHRLTFMERHCPPNFERKECLVPPPDGYKVPIRWPKSKNECWYRNVPYDWINKQKSNQHWLVKEGEKFIFPGGGTMFPNGVGKYVDLMEDLIPEMKDGTIRTAIDTGCGVASWGGDLLDRGILTVSLAPRDNHEAQVQFALERGIPAVLGIISTQRLPFPSNSFDMAHCSRCLIPWTEFGGVYLLEVHRILRPGGFWVLSGPPVNYENRWRGWNTTIEEQRSDYEKLQDLLTSMCFKLFNKKDDIAVWQKLSANSCYRKLDNPDTYPPKCDDGTEPDSAWYTPLRPCVVVPNPGAKKLKLNALAKWPERLHIAPERVSDVRGGSAGAFKHDDSKWKVRAKHYKKLLPAIGTDKIRNVMDMNTLYGGFAAALAEDPLWVMNVVSSYAANTLSVVYDRGLIGAFHDWCEAFSTYPRTYDLLHLDNLFTAESHRCEMKYVLLEMDRILRPNGYAIIRESSYFTDIVATMAKGMRWSCRQEDTEYAVQNEKILICQKTLWYSKESS, encoded by the exons ATGAAGCACAAAGATGGAAAACCATTTCcaccaaataaaaatttatggaAAGTCCAAGTGGGATTAATGGTTGTGGTGCTCTGTGGGTTGTCATTCTATCTCGGAGGAATATTTTGCTCCGAAAAGGGGTCATTTGTAACTAAGGAGGTTAACAGGGAAGAGGAAACTCCCAGAGGGAATTCTGCTGGCTCTCTACAAACTAAAGCCAGTTCCTTTCCTGAATGCAGTGCTGACTATCAGGACTATACCCCGTGCACAGATCCAAGG AGATGGAAGAAGTACGGTCTTCATCGCCTTACTTTCATGGAACGACATTGCCCTCCTAATTTTGAAAGGAAGGAATGCTTAGTGCCCCCACCAGATGGTTATAAGGTTCCAATAAGATGGCCAAAGAGCAAAAATGAATGTTGGTACAG GAATGTTCCCTATGATTGGATTAACAAACAAAAATCCAATCAACATTGGCTCGTTAAAGAAGGGGAGAAGTTCATCTTTCCTGGAGGTGGTACTATGTTCCCCAATGGTGTTGGGAAGTATGTTGATCTGATGGAAGATTTGATCCCAGAAATGAAAGATGGCACCATCCGGACTGCCATTGATACTGGTTGTGGG GTGGCAAGTTGGGGAGGTGACCTACTGGATCGTGGAATTCTGACAGTCTCTCTTGCCCCAAGAGATAATCATGAAGCTCAAGTTCAGTTTGCTCTGGAACGTGGAATTCCTGCAGTTTTGGGCATTATTTCAACACAGCGTCTTCCTTTCCCTTCAAACTCTTTTGACATGGCTCATTGCTCAAGATGCCTAATTCCATGGACCGAATTTG GTGGAGTTTACCTTCTTGAAGTACATCGTATACTGCGCCCTGGAGGTTTCTGGGTCCTTTCTGGCCCCCCAGTGAATTATGAGAATCGTTGGAGAGGATGGAATACCACCATTGAGGAGCAGAGATCAGATTACGAGAAGTTGCAAGATTTGCTAACTTCAATGTGCTTCAAATTATTTAACAAGAAGGATGACATTGCCGTGTGGCAGAAGTTGTCAGCCAATAGCTGCTATAGGAAACTTGATAACCCTGATACCTACCCACCAAAATGTGATGATGGTACTGAACCTGATTCCGCGTGGTACACTCCTCTTCGACCTTGTGTGGTCGTGCCAAATCCAGGTGCTAAGAAACTTAAGTTGAATGCTCTAGCCAAATGGCCAGAAAGATTACATATTGCCCCAGAACGTGTTTCTGATGTTCGTGGAGGTAGCGCGGGTGCCTTCAAGCATGACGATAGTAAGTGGAAGGTGCGAGCCAAGCACTACAAGAAGTTGCTCCCTGCTATTGGAACTGACAAGATCAGGAATGTGATGGACATGAACACCTTGTACGGAGGTTTTGCTGCTGCTCTGGCTGAGGATCCACTTTGGGTCATGAATGTGGTTTCCTCGTATGCTGCAAATACACTTTCAGTGGTCTATGACAGAGGTCTTATCGGGGCGTTTCATGACTG GTGCGAGGCCTTTTCAACCTATCCCCGAACGTATGATCTCCTTCATCTTGACAATCTATTCACTGCTGAAAGTCATAG ATGTGAAATGAAGTACGTTCTGCTGGAAATGGATCGTATTTTGCGTCCCAATGGTTATGCAATTATCCGGGAATCCAGTTACTTCACAGACATCGTTGCCACTATGGCTAAGGGCATGAGATGGAGCTGTCGTCAAGAAGACACAGAATACGCTGTACAGAATGAGAAGATATTGATTTGCCAAAAGACACTCTGGTATTCAAAGGAGAGTTCATGA